A single genomic interval of Haloterrigena salifodinae harbors:
- a CDS encoding DUF7557 family protein, producing the protein MTHTIELSDDMKERIDSHCEEGESYEEFLEELLSIYETEGAFLQEGYSE; encoded by the coding sequence ATGACTCACACCATCGAACTCAGCGACGACATGAAAGAACGGATCGACAGCCACTGCGAAGAGGGCGAATCCTACGAGGAGTTCCTCGAGGAGCTCCTCTCGATCTACGAGACCGAGGGCGCGTTCCTGCAGGAAGGCTACTCCGAGTGA